In one Methylobacterium sp. SyP6R genomic region, the following are encoded:
- the chlG gene encoding chlorophyll synthase ChlG codes for MTTEPLIKPLITPPAVPAPRALLELLKPITWFAPMWAFACGVISSGVALQGRWPVAIAGILLAGPLVCATSQAANDWFDRHVDAINEPRRPIPSGRIPGRWGLYVAIAWTLLSLAVASLLGPWVLGAAFFGLALAWLYSAPPVRLKRDGWWGNAACGLAYEGLPWFTGAAVMGSALPDGRILLVAALYSLGAHGIMTLNDFKSMEGDRRTGIRSLPVRLGAAPAARLACWVMAVPQAVVVALLIAWNTPWHAALVAALLAGQGVLMRRFLADPHGRAAWYNGTGTLLYVLGMLTAALALHGGLA; via the coding sequence ATGACGACCGAGCCTCTGATCAAGCCCCTGATCACGCCGCCTGCGGTTCCGGCGCCCCGGGCGCTCCTGGAACTGCTGAAGCCGATCACGTGGTTCGCGCCGATGTGGGCCTTCGCCTGCGGGGTGATCTCCTCCGGCGTCGCGCTCCAAGGGCGCTGGCCCGTGGCGATCGCCGGCATCCTGCTCGCCGGGCCCCTCGTCTGTGCCACGAGCCAGGCGGCGAACGACTGGTTCGACCGGCACGTCGACGCCATCAACGAGCCGCGGCGGCCGATCCCGTCCGGCCGCATCCCGGGCCGCTGGGGCCTCTACGTGGCGATCGCCTGGACGCTCCTGTCGCTCGCGGTCGCCTCCCTGCTCGGGCCGTGGGTTCTGGGAGCGGCCTTCTTCGGGCTGGCGCTGGCCTGGCTCTACAGCGCGCCGCCGGTCCGGCTGAAGCGCGACGGCTGGTGGGGCAACGCTGCCTGCGGCCTCGCTTACGAGGGCCTGCCCTGGTTCACGGGCGCCGCCGTGATGGGAAGCGCCCTGCCGGACGGGCGGATCCTCCTGGTCGCCGCCCTCTACAGCCTGGGCGCCCACGGCATCATGACCCTCAACGACTTCAAGTCGATGGAGGGCGACCGGCGCACCGGCATCCGCTCGCTGCCGGTCCGGCTCGGCGCAGCCCCCGCCGCCCGTCTCGCCTGCTGGGTCATGGCGGTGCCGCAAGCGGTGGTGGTTGCCCTGCTCATCGCCTGGAATACGCCCTGGCACGCCGCCCTCGTCGCCGCGCTTCTCGCCGGCCAGGGCGTGCTGATGCGCCGCTTCCTCGCCGATCCGCACGGTCGAGCGGCCTGGTACAACGGCACCGGCACGCTTCTCTACGTGCTCGGCATGCTGACCGCGGCGCTCGCCCTGCACGGGGGCCTCGCATGA
- a CDS encoding geranylgeranyl diphosphate reductase, with the protein MDEPIVDAVVVGGGPAGATAATDLARLGRRVVLLDRAGRIKPCGGAIPPRLIRDFAIPDELLVAKIRSARMVSPRDRAVDMPVGEGFVGMVDRGPFDEWLRVRAALAGAERMTGTYLRLSRAGDGPVTLHYRDAKGDEATIRTRLVIGADGANSAVGRQEIPAHARMRQVFAYHEIVRTPPSDAVEATRCDVYYQGVLSPDFYAWIFPHGDTLSIGTGSARKGFSLRGAVGRLRAATGLDRGETIRREGAPLPLKPLSRFDNGRDVLLTGDAAGLVAPASGEGIYYAMFGGRLAAEAAHDFLATGNPRALGAARRRFLKAHGRVFWILRLMQGVWYRNDSLRERFVSICRDPDVQSLTWDAYMNKELVRAKPAAHARIFFKDLAHLFRWVSP; encoded by the coding sequence ATGGACGAGCCAATCGTCGACGCGGTGGTGGTGGGAGGGGGACCGGCCGGGGCGACGGCGGCGACCGATCTGGCGCGACTCGGGCGCCGGGTCGTGCTGCTCGACCGGGCCGGGCGCATCAAGCCCTGCGGCGGCGCGATCCCGCCCCGCCTGATCCGCGACTTCGCCATCCCCGACGAGCTGCTAGTGGCCAAGATCCGTTCCGCCCGGATGGTCTCGCCGCGGGACCGGGCGGTGGACATGCCGGTCGGCGAGGGCTTCGTCGGCATGGTCGATCGCGGGCCCTTCGACGAGTGGCTGCGCGTGCGCGCCGCGCTCGCCGGTGCCGAGCGGATGACAGGCACGTACCTGCGCCTCAGCCGCGCCGGGGACGGCCCGGTGACGCTGCATTACCGGGATGCGAAAGGCGACGAGGCGACGATCCGCACCCGCCTCGTCATCGGGGCCGACGGCGCCAATTCGGCGGTCGGGCGCCAGGAGATCCCGGCGCATGCCCGGATGCGGCAGGTCTTCGCCTACCACGAGATCGTGCGCACGCCGCCCTCCGATGCAGTCGAGGCGACGCGCTGCGACGTCTATTACCAGGGCGTGCTCTCGCCGGACTTCTACGCCTGGATCTTCCCGCACGGCGACACGCTGAGCATCGGCACCGGCAGCGCCCGAAAAGGGTTCTCGCTGCGCGGCGCGGTGGGGCGGCTTCGCGCCGCGACCGGGCTCGACCGCGGCGAGACGATCCGGCGCGAGGGCGCGCCGCTGCCGCTGAAACCCCTCTCGCGCTTCGACAACGGCCGCGACGTGCTGCTCACCGGCGACGCCGCCGGCCTCGTCGCCCCGGCCTCGGGCGAGGGCATCTACTACGCCATGTTCGGCGGGCGGCTCGCGGCCGAGGCGGCCCACGACTTCCTGGCGACCGGCAACCCCCGCGCCTTGGGCGCGGCGCGCCGCCGCTTCCTCAAGGCGCATGGACGGGTGTTCTGGATCCTGCGGCTGATGCAGGGCGTCTGGTACCGCAACGATTCACTGCGCGAGCGCTTCGTCAGCATCTGCCGCGACCCCGACGTGCAGTCGCTCACCTGGGACGCCTACATGAACAAGGAACTGGTGCGGGCCAAACCCGCGGCGCACGCACGGATCTTCTTCAAGGATCTCGCCCACCTCTTCCGCTGGGTCTCGCCGTGA
- a CDS encoding TspO/MBR family protein, with protein sequence MIDALGGRWGPILVAAVSAIVVAGAGAWLTTLGPWYRSLQVPSWKPPDWAFGPVWTTIFTLTAIAGVLAWNAAPEGPERTWLLAAFAVNGILNIAWSGVFFRLQRPDWALIEVAALWLSVALLIVVVGRHSGLGALLLAPYLVWVGTAATLNWSIVRLNGPF encoded by the coding sequence GTGATCGACGCGCTCGGGGGACGCTGGGGCCCGATCCTGGTGGCGGCCGTCTCGGCCATCGTGGTGGCGGGAGCGGGCGCGTGGCTGACCACGCTCGGGCCCTGGTACCGGAGCCTGCAGGTCCCGTCCTGGAAGCCGCCCGACTGGGCGTTCGGCCCGGTCTGGACCACGATCTTCACGCTGACCGCCATTGCCGGCGTGCTGGCCTGGAACGCGGCGCCGGAGGGGCCCGAGCGGACCTGGCTCCTTGCCGCCTTCGCGGTGAACGGGATCCTCAACATCGCCTGGAGCGGCGTGTTCTTCCGCCTGCAGCGACCGGACTGGGCGCTGATCGAGGTGGCGGCGCTCTGGCTCTCGGTGGCGTTGCTGATCGTGGTGGTCGGGCGGCATTCCGGCCTCGGGGCCTTGCTTCTGGCGCCGTATCTGGTCTGGGTCGGCACCGCCGCGACGCTCAACTGGTCGATCGTGCGGCTCAACGGGCCGTTCTGA
- a CDS encoding BCD family MFS transporter, with translation MTGPASFGWGTILRLGLVQTALGAIVVLITSTLNRVMVVELALPAALPGALVGLHYAVQVLRPRWGYGSDVGKRRTPWIVGGMALLALGGAGAALGTAIVANHPAAGYGLLVLSFLGVGIGVGAAGTSLLVLLSTGVAPHRRGAAATIVWIMMIAGFVVTAPTAGHLIDPFSPSRLVAVSSGVSVIAFLVAVLALWGVEPARAPAPVQARQARPFAKVLVEVWAEPEARRFTVFVFLAMLAYSAQELILEPFAGLVFALSPGATTKLSGLQNGGVLAGMVFVALITANGRGAFASLRLWTVTGCLGSAAALAAIAACGFAGPGAPLRACVVGLGLFNGIFAVAAIGQMMALAGTGNAPDGESRHGTRMGVWGAAQGIAFGLGGFLGAAGVDLARLAFGTVVPAYAAVFVTEAALFLVAAGLAVRIGRPSVSRRAIESLSVRHAM, from the coding sequence ATGACCGGGCCGGCCTCCTTCGGCTGGGGCACGATCCTGCGCCTCGGCCTCGTTCAGACCGCGCTCGGCGCCATCGTGGTGCTGATCACCTCGACGCTCAACCGCGTGATGGTGGTGGAACTGGCGCTGCCGGCCGCACTCCCCGGCGCGCTGGTGGGACTGCACTACGCCGTGCAGGTGCTGCGGCCGCGCTGGGGCTACGGCTCCGACGTGGGCAAACGCCGCACGCCCTGGATCGTCGGCGGCATGGCGCTGCTGGCGCTCGGCGGGGCCGGCGCCGCGCTTGGCACGGCGATCGTCGCGAACCATCCGGCGGCGGGGTACGGGCTCCTCGTCCTGTCCTTCCTCGGAGTCGGCATCGGGGTCGGGGCGGCCGGCACCTCGCTCCTCGTGCTGCTCTCGACCGGCGTGGCACCCCACCGCCGGGGCGCGGCCGCGACGATCGTCTGGATCATGATGATCGCCGGCTTCGTCGTCACCGCGCCGACCGCCGGGCACCTTATCGATCCGTTCTCGCCTTCCCGCCTCGTCGCGGTGTCGAGCGGGGTGTCGGTGATCGCCTTCCTGGTCGCGGTGCTCGCGCTCTGGGGCGTCGAGCCGGCGCGGGCCCCCGCGCCCGTTCAGGCCCGGCAGGCGCGGCCCTTCGCGAAGGTTCTCGTCGAGGTCTGGGCCGAGCCGGAGGCGCGGCGCTTCACGGTCTTCGTGTTCCTGGCGATGCTGGCCTACAGCGCGCAGGAACTGATCCTCGAGCCCTTCGCCGGCCTCGTCTTCGCCCTGTCGCCGGGCGCCACCACCAAGCTCTCCGGCCTCCAGAACGGCGGGGTGCTCGCCGGCATGGTATTCGTTGCCCTCATCACCGCCAACGGGCGCGGGGCCTTCGCCTCCTTACGCCTCTGGACCGTCACCGGCTGCCTCGGCTCGGCCGCCGCGCTCGCGGCGATCGCGGCCTGCGGGTTCGCCGGGCCCGGAGCGCCGTTGCGGGCGTGCGTCGTCGGGCTCGGCCTGTTCAACGGCATCTTCGCCGTCGCGGCGATCGGCCAGATGATGGCGCTCGCCGGCACCGGCAACGCCCCCGACGGCGAGAGCCGGCACGGTACCCGGATGGGTGTGTGGGGGGCGGCGCAAGGGATCGCCTTCGGGCTCGGGGGATTCCTCGGCGCGGCGGGGGTCGATCTCGCCCGGCTCGCCTTCGGCACCGTGGTGCCGGCCTATGCGGCGGTGTTCGTCACGGAAGCCGCGCTGTTTCTCGTCGCGGCCGGGCTGGCCGTGCGGATCGGGCGGCCGAGCGTCAGCCGGCGGGCGATCGAGAGCCTGTCGGTGCGGCACGCGATGTGA